From a single Equus asinus isolate D_3611 breed Donkey chromosome 2, EquAss-T2T_v2, whole genome shotgun sequence genomic region:
- the LOC123283508 gene encoding olfactory receptor 4F15-like, producing the protein MGGLNDSVVTEFVLLALSCSWEKKFFLILICFLLYLGVIVGNVLILFLVIFDSHLHSPMYFLLANLSLIDVGLSSTTVPKIITDLLYEYTLISFKSCMTQICFIHIIGGVEMVLLIAMAFDRCTAICKPLHYLNIMNPKICILFVLTGWVTGVIHAMSQFLFVRNLPFCGPNKVDSFYCDFPKIIKLACTNGAKLEFIVTANSGFMSRGTFILLILSYSFILVSVWKRSSGDLSKVFVTLSSHIIVVFLFFTPCMFLYVWPSPPPSLDKNLFIVDFAITPVLNPTIYTLRNKDIKVAIKRLCKKISYSRFC; encoded by the coding sequence ATGGGTGGACTAAATGACTCTGTGGTCACTGAGTTTGTGTTACTGGCTCTTTCTTGTTCttgggagaaaaaattttttctcattttgatatGTTTTTTGCTCTACTTAGGAGTCATCGTGGGGAacgttttaattttgtttttggtaatttttgattCTCACTTACATTCTCCTATGTACTTCCTGCTGGCGAACCTGTCTCTCATTGATGTGGGCCTTTCCTCTACCACAGTCCCCAAGATAATCACAGACCTTTTATATGAATACACActaatttctttcaaaagttgTATGACACAGATATGCTTCATCCACATCATAGGAGGAGTGGAGATGGTGTTACTCATAGCCATGGCATTTGACAGGTGCACAGCCATCTGTAAGCCTCTTCACTACTTGAACATCATGAAtcctaaaatatgtattttatttgtacTCACTGGCTGGGTAACAGGGGTGATCCATGCTATgtctcagtttttatttgttaGGAACTTGCCTTTTTGTGGGCCTAATAAAGTGGACAGCTTTTATTGTGACTTTCCTAAGATCATAAAACTTGCATGTACAAATGGAGCCAAGCTTGAGTTTATTGTTACTGCCAACAGTGGCTTTATGAGCAGGGGCACCTTCATCCTGCTAATCCTTTCCTATTCCTTCATTTTGGTCAGTGTCTGGAAACGTTCCTCAGGAGACTTATCCAAGGTATTTGTCACTTTGTCATCTCACATCATTGTGGTGTTCTTGTTTTTCACTCCATGCATGTTTCTGTATGTGTGGCCTTCTCCCCCACCATCACTTGATAAAAACCTGTTCATTGTTGACTTTGCTATCACCCCTGTCTTAAATCCTACCATCTATACATTACGGAACAAAGACATAAAGGTAGCAATAAAAAGATTGTGCAAAAAGATATCTTATTCCAGATTTTGTTGA